The Desulfosoma sp. genomic interval GGTTTGTCACATCATCGTCAACAACCCGAAATGGCGGACCCATGTGTCCGCCCTCAAAAGATCCGGTTTCGGGAAATCACCGGCAGGCATACACCGGTGCGCCCCCTCAGAGGGCACTTCTCAGCGGGATATACCGCCAGGCAGGAAGATTGACTCAACCTACGGGTCCTGAAGACCTCTGCGAAAAAAAAGATCCCGATACCGGGAGGCCTCAAAGCCCAAAAGCCGCGGCAAAGGTCTGCCGTCAATGGCGCGGATGGGCATAATGCCCAAAAGGGCGTTGGTCATCCAAACGGCATGAAAATTAGAAAGGTCTTTTTCCTGAAGATCTTTTTCCTCCACTATCCAGCCGTCCTCGCGAAGGAGTTCCACAAGGCGCCCTTCGGTGGTGCCTTTAAGACGATATGGGCTCGCGGACACCGCACAATGTCCTTCGGTCAAGAACAAAAGATTTCCCGTAGCCGTTTCGGCCATACGTCCATCTTTGTCGTAAATGAGGGATTCATCATAACCCGCGTCCAAAGCCTGTTGGCGAGCCCATAAATAAAAAAGATAGTTGAGGGTTTTCATGGCCGCCGTAGGAGGCGTCCATCCTTTGGACAGGGTGCACAGCGTCCATCCTCGGTCATATTCTTCCGAGGATGGTGGTGTGTAAGGTTCCGCCAGAATCCCTATGGTGGGGGTCGTAGACCGTGGAAGTCCTACGCCCGAGATAGGACCCCGAGTTAAGAGAATCTTCACACGGGCAATTCCTTGATGTAGCCCGTTCCTTTTCAAAACGGCGCTGATACGCTCCCTCCATACCCAAGGTGATTCTAGACAAACCCAGGTCGCGTTTTCGTCGCCTTTATCGAAAAACCGAAGCTGTATTGCGGCTTCCCTGAGTCGTTTCCAATGGTCCGTGACGTACAGGGGTTGACCATTTTCGGCACGAAGGGTTTCAAACAAGCCGTCCCCGTACAGCAAACCTCGGTCAAAAGGCGAAATGCACACTTCGTCTTCCGGTAAGAGTTTGTTATTCCACCAGACAATTCGTTTTTTGGAAACGGCTCGGCCGGCGCTCATCGACAGGACTCCTCGTGATGTTGCGCCATGGCTCGAAACAGAGTGCGCCCTTTATGCAGTGTTTCCTCATATTCCGCGCTTTCGTCGGAATCGTAGACCACACCGCCTCCGACGGCGAAGTGCAACCGTCCATCCTTGAGAATAGCCGTGCGAATGGCGATGTTCATGTCCATGGTGTCATGCCAACCCAGGTAGCCGATGGATCCCGTGTAGACATGTCTCACGTGAGGCTC includes:
- a CDS encoding aminotransferase class IV, producing the protein MSAGRAVSKKRIVWWNNKLLPEDEVCISPFDRGLLYGDGLFETLRAENGQPLYVTDHWKRLREAAIQLRFFDKGDENATWVCLESPWVWRERISAVLKRNGLHQGIARVKILLTRGPISGVGLPRSTTPTIGILAEPYTPPSSEEYDRGWTLCTLSKGWTPPTAAMKTLNYLFYLWARQQALDAGYDESLIYDKDGRMAETATGNLLFLTEGHCAVSASPYRLKGTTEGRLVELLREDGWIVEEKDLQEKDLSNFHAVWMTNALLGIMPIRAIDGRPLPRLLGFEASRYRDLFFRRGLQDP